From Zavarzinella sp., one genomic window encodes:
- a CDS encoding valine--tRNA ligase — protein sequence MSQNDLRGMKAMAIELAKTYDNKAAHEKWLTQWDEAGIFHTVPDPTRPPYTIVIPPPNVTGALHMGHALNNTLQDVLIRWRRAMGDNALWIPGTDHAGIATQAVVERLVMSKEKKTRHDLGREEMVKRIWSWKDQYEKRILGQLKQLGSSCDWKRTRFTLDETCVRAVRTTFFKMFRDDYIYRGKRLVNWDTQLNTSVADDETYTEDTVGGFWTFEYPLVDQPEKRIRFSTTRPETMLGDTALCVHPNDERYQDFVGKQVLLPHSGRTIPVIADALLADPELGTGCVKVTPAHDPNDYACWQRHPEIDIINILNPDGTLNAAAGKYAGQDRYHAREAIVLEMEELGYFVEKTDRTVPLKYSDRSKSPIEPLLSDQWFVLMGNRTDGKPGLAEMALQAVQNGKVAFTPDRYARSYLDWLQEKRDWCISRQLWWGHQIPIWYGSAAKGPHAGPDFLASQDAKAFVAVEIPSEEPTALPKWQVCVAPDHPELETLLESNGFTRDPDVLDTWFSSALWPHSTLGWPTDSPELAYYYPTSTLVTSRDIITLWVVRMVLTGLYNLGEVPFRNVYITPKILDGYGDTMSKSKGNGVDPLDIIELYGADALRFVMVGSAGETQDSKLPVGNVCPHCGTLNAVKKEHMYMRTRKVTCTNCKGQFRPGGPWLETDPELPTALQGSERFDVGRNFANKLWNATRFILLNIDEYEPIEVNIEALPLEDRWILSRLTTTIQSVTDAFEKFRFSEITRLIYDFAWSEFCDWYIEMSKGRLKNAEDRPLVQHILITVLDGIVRLIQPVMPFLSESLWEALGQIAPKRGLQNAVEVEKFASVARWPVVNQELLKPETEQAIAHMQDLIRAVREIRNRYQIDDRTEMPLAVRCPDARHQALQPIERFIVQLGRLSQWECGPHIQKPAQSASFLVEDMEGYVALAGFINVEDERARLEKQLATTLKQHDATVAKLANESFVSRAPAEVVAQQRELVMELTKQMASIREMIQDFS from the coding sequence TTGTCTCAAAACGACTTGCGTGGAATGAAAGCGATGGCGATTGAACTGGCGAAAACTTACGACAACAAAGCCGCACACGAAAAATGGCTGACACAATGGGATGAAGCCGGGATTTTTCACACTGTGCCTGATCCCACCCGCCCACCGTACACGATTGTGATTCCCCCGCCGAATGTTACCGGTGCGTTGCATATGGGCCACGCACTGAACAATACCTTGCAGGATGTACTGATTCGCTGGCGGCGTGCCATGGGCGACAATGCCTTGTGGATTCCAGGCACAGACCACGCAGGAATTGCCACCCAGGCTGTGGTAGAACGCCTGGTGATGTCGAAAGAAAAGAAAACTCGACACGATCTTGGCCGTGAAGAAATGGTCAAACGAATCTGGTCGTGGAAAGACCAGTACGAAAAACGTATCCTTGGACAGTTAAAGCAGTTAGGTTCATCGTGCGATTGGAAACGCACACGTTTCACTCTGGACGAGACGTGCGTCCGTGCTGTCCGCACCACCTTCTTCAAAATGTTTCGCGATGACTACATTTACCGTGGCAAACGGCTGGTCAATTGGGATACTCAGTTGAATACCTCCGTTGCGGATGATGAAACCTACACGGAAGACACCGTGGGCGGTTTCTGGACGTTCGAGTACCCACTGGTGGATCAGCCGGAAAAGCGGATTCGCTTTTCAACCACCCGCCCCGAAACAATGCTGGGTGATACCGCGCTGTGCGTCCATCCAAATGACGAACGGTATCAGGACTTTGTGGGCAAACAGGTTCTCTTACCCCACAGTGGACGGACAATTCCGGTGATTGCAGATGCTTTACTGGCTGATCCGGAACTGGGAACCGGCTGTGTGAAGGTGACTCCTGCCCACGATCCAAACGATTATGCCTGCTGGCAGCGGCATCCTGAAATTGACATTATCAACATCCTGAACCCCGACGGCACCCTCAATGCTGCTGCTGGGAAATATGCGGGCCAGGATCGCTACCATGCACGGGAAGCGATTGTGCTGGAAATGGAAGAGTTGGGGTATTTTGTTGAAAAAACCGACCGCACCGTCCCACTGAAATACAGCGACCGCAGCAAAAGCCCGATCGAGCCGTTGTTGTCAGATCAATGGTTTGTTCTGATGGGCAACCGCACTGATGGCAAACCAGGTTTGGCGGAAATGGCATTGCAGGCTGTACAGAATGGTAAAGTCGCCTTTACGCCTGATCGCTATGCTCGAAGCTACCTCGATTGGTTGCAGGAAAAGCGGGATTGGTGCATCAGCCGTCAATTATGGTGGGGGCACCAAATTCCCATCTGGTATGGCAGTGCGGCAAAAGGCCCCCACGCGGGGCCGGATTTTCTGGCAAGCCAGGATGCTAAAGCGTTTGTGGCAGTCGAAATCCCTTCGGAAGAACCCACGGCACTGCCAAAATGGCAGGTTTGTGTCGCTCCGGATCATCCGGAACTGGAAACGCTGTTGGAATCGAACGGATTTACCCGTGATCCGGACGTGCTTGACACCTGGTTCAGTTCAGCGTTGTGGCCCCACTCTACCCTGGGCTGGCCCACGGATTCGCCGGAGCTGGCTTATTATTACCCCACCAGCACGCTGGTAACTTCCCGCGACATCATCACCCTGTGGGTGGTGCGTATGGTGCTGACAGGGCTCTACAATCTAGGCGAAGTGCCATTTCGCAACGTGTACATCACGCCAAAAATCCTCGACGGTTACGGCGACACAATGAGCAAATCGAAGGGCAATGGCGTCGATCCGCTGGATATCATCGAACTGTACGGGGCGGATGCATTGCGTTTCGTTATGGTGGGATCGGCAGGGGAAACGCAGGATTCCAAGCTGCCTGTGGGGAACGTCTGCCCCCACTGCGGCACACTGAATGCAGTCAAAAAAGAGCATATGTACATGCGGACGCGAAAAGTGACCTGTACCAACTGCAAAGGGCAATTTCGTCCGGGTGGCCCGTGGCTGGAAACCGATCCGGAATTGCCCACCGCACTGCAGGGGTCCGAACGCTTCGATGTGGGGCGGAACTTCGCCAATAAGCTCTGGAATGCAACACGGTTTATCCTGCTGAATATCGATGAATATGAGCCGATTGAAGTTAACATTGAAGCATTGCCTTTAGAAGACCGCTGGATCCTGAGCCGACTGACCACCACCATTCAAAGTGTCACGGATGCGTTTGAAAAGTTTCGCTTTAGCGAAATCACCCGCCTGATTTATGATTTTGCATGGTCGGAATTCTGCGATTGGTACATCGAAATGAGCAAGGGGCGGTTAAAAAATGCCGAAGACCGCCCCCTGGTGCAGCACATTCTGATAACGGTGCTGGACGGAATCGTCCGTCTGATTCAGCCAGTAATGCCATTTCTTTCCGAATCACTGTGGGAGGCACTGGGGCAAATTGCACCAAAACGCGGCCTGCAGAATGCAGTTGAAGTGGAAAAATTTGCCAGTGTTGCCCGCTGGCCTGTGGTAAATCAGGAACTTCTCAAACCAGAAACAGAACAGGCGATTGCCCACATGCAGGATCTGATCCGTGCGGTGCGTGAAATTCGCAATCGCTACCAGATCGATGACCGCACCGAGATGCCATTAGCAGTCCGCTGCCCAGATGCCCGCCACCAGGCACTTCAGCCAATAGAGCGGTTTATTGTGCAGTTAGGGCGATTATCGCAGTGGGAATGCGGCCCCCACATCCAGAAACCTGCCCAATCCGCCTCATTTCTGGTGGAAGATATGGAAGGCTATGTGGCACTGGCAGGATTTATCAATGTGGAAGATGAACGTGCCCGACTGGAAAAGCAACTGGCCACCACCCTCAAGCAACACGATGCCACCGTTGCGAAACTGGCGAATGAGTCGTTTGTTTCGCGAGCACCCGCGGAAGTGGTTGCTCAACAGAGGGAACTGGTGATGGAATTGACAAAGCAAATGGCTTCCATCAGAGAAATGATCCAGGATTTTAGTTAG
- a CDS encoding ABC transporter permease, with amino-acid sequence MNSAWKAWGYLIQWTFARQWKANQMVWISLFLLGICTGIVLLFTTSTGWNRYEWRVQRTKPFRAEFLAGGLAHAAIEGSELIARYKRETKPHAVFSKNVVFMLYLGFLLPMQSLSFAAAAFGQDRENRTMIWLSSRPIPRWGIYLAKWLGVLPWVLFLNVGGFAILCLAGGSTGRDLFWLYLPSIIAGSLTFSALFHFFGSIFSRPAIVGLLYAMFFETILSELPIPGTIKRLSINYYVRCLMYSSAEKYDVPTESESLFVPVSDTTSYIVLLSATLAITCFGMWYYSRTEIHDDA; translated from the coding sequence ATGAACTCAGCTTGGAAGGCGTGGGGCTATCTCATTCAGTGGACTTTTGCGAGACAGTGGAAGGCAAACCAGATGGTTTGGATCTCGCTGTTCCTGCTGGGCATCTGCACTGGTATTGTGCTGTTATTTACGACATCCACTGGTTGGAATCGTTACGAATGGCGGGTGCAGCGCACCAAACCGTTTCGTGCGGAATTTCTGGCAGGTGGGCTGGCCCATGCAGCAATTGAAGGTTCTGAACTGATCGCACGTTACAAAAGAGAAACCAAACCTCATGCCGTTTTTTCCAAAAACGTAGTTTTTATGTTGTACCTCGGTTTTCTCTTGCCGATGCAAAGTCTCAGTTTTGCGGCAGCGGCATTTGGCCAGGATCGTGAAAACCGTACCATGATCTGGCTGAGCAGTCGACCGATCCCACGTTGGGGGATCTATCTGGCAAAATGGCTGGGAGTGCTGCCGTGGGTATTATTTCTGAATGTTGGTGGTTTTGCGATTCTCTGCCTGGCAGGTGGCAGTACCGGGCGCGATCTGTTCTGGCTATATCTGCCGTCCATCATTGCAGGTAGCCTGACATTCAGTGCGTTGTTTCATTTTTTCGGTTCGATTTTTTCACGCCCGGCCATCGTGGGCCTGCTCTATGCCATGTTTTTTGAAACAATTCTCAGTGAATTACCGATCCCGGGTACCATCAAACGGCTCAGCATCAACTATTATGTGCGCTGTCTGATGTACTCTTCAGCTGAAAAATACGATGTACCTACCGAAAGCGAATCGCTTTTTGTGCCAGTCAGTGATACCACGTCATACATCGTATTGCTATCTGCAACGCTGGCGATTACCTGTTTTGGGATGTGGTATTATTCCCGCACCGAAATCCATGATGATGCGTGA
- a CDS encoding lysylphosphatidylglycerol synthase transmembrane domain-containing protein — translation MAEYFWKVILPVAILVAICWYFYTKLRQPELYSGLITIRWQWLCLAALLYLTAHTLWASYWVILLRNQGATVKWITGIRSYFISQMGKYVPGKVWVIVLRVGMLGNSLGISRTAVGITATYEAFVSMAAGAFVGALLLSTLAPEQMGLEGISIYWVIPLGMIPIGLVGLNRFINRVSRWRKGPNAPQLPRVKLHMVIFGILMGSLGWFIMGASLWCVVKGIIPQASLMSWDQVGHFTSINAIAYVIGFMAFFMPAGSGVREFAMQKLLTLELAPIMATNQATAIAVVLAIVLRLTWTVAELLCAGCLYWFVPGPGISKELTATVQSA, via the coding sequence TTGGCAGAGTATTTTTGGAAAGTAATTTTACCTGTTGCTATTTTGGTAGCAATCTGCTGGTATTTTTACACCAAATTGCGTCAACCGGAACTGTATTCCGGTTTGATCACCATTCGATGGCAATGGTTGTGTCTGGCTGCCCTGCTTTACCTTACTGCCCACACGTTGTGGGCAAGTTACTGGGTAATTCTGCTCCGCAATCAAGGTGCAACAGTTAAGTGGATCACCGGGATCCGGTCCTATTTCATCAGTCAAATGGGCAAATATGTACCCGGAAAAGTCTGGGTAATAGTTCTGCGGGTGGGAATGCTCGGTAATTCGCTGGGAATTTCCCGCACCGCAGTGGGAATTACTGCTACCTATGAAGCATTCGTTTCAATGGCTGCTGGTGCCTTTGTTGGTGCCCTGCTCCTCTCGACACTTGCACCGGAACAGATGGGGCTTGAAGGGATCAGCATTTATTGGGTCATCCCACTCGGGATGATTCCGATTGGTCTGGTTGGACTAAATCGATTCATCAACCGTGTCAGTCGATGGCGAAAGGGCCCGAATGCCCCACAACTGCCTCGGGTAAAGTTACATATGGTGATTTTTGGCATCCTGATGGGTTCATTAGGCTGGTTTATCATGGGTGCCAGCCTTTGGTGCGTGGTCAAAGGAATTATCCCACAGGCCAGCCTGATGAGTTGGGATCAGGTGGGGCATTTTACCTCCATCAACGCGATTGCCTATGTCATTGGCTTTATGGCATTTTTCATGCCGGCTGGCAGCGGTGTGCGTGAATTTGCTATGCAGAAGCTGCTGACACTTGAATTGGCACCAATCATGGCCACCAATCAGGCAACTGCAATTGCCGTTGTATTGGCAATTGTTCTGCGACTGACCTGGACAGTTGCCGAACTTCTTTGTGCCGGGTGCCTTTATTGGTTCGTACCTGGTCCTGGAATTTCCAAGGAATTAACTGCCACCGTGCAAAGTGCCTGA
- a CDS encoding glycosyltransferase family 2 protein has translation MNKKISILVPLWNEADSLHALHQQISEVMTGLSQPWEIIYIDDGSTDESWKMIQEFSAAGSHIGGIRQRKNFGKAAALQAGYDHCRGDIIMTLDADLQDDPAEIPQFLKKMSEGFELVSGWKKIRHDPWHKVFPSRVFNGMVSWLTGVALHDHNCGMKAYSSAICQEIRLYGELHRFIPVLAADRGFRVGEVIIQHRPRQFGSSKYGFRRFLRGYFDLLGVTFQTRYAQRPMHYFGSWGLIFLLMVTFFVLISWIWPTSRFAFWGIVASLFATVGTLVYQNGLLSNQLAAMNPKKPYVIAEKIGFLTSFNSHSPTSSLN, from the coding sequence GTGAATAAGAAGATTTCCATTCTCGTGCCTTTGTGGAACGAAGCAGACAGCCTTCATGCTCTGCACCAACAAATCTCTGAAGTGATGACAGGACTTTCCCAGCCATGGGAAATTATTTACATCGATGATGGCAGCACCGACGAATCTTGGAAAATGATTCAGGAATTTTCAGCCGCAGGTAGCCATATCGGTGGGATTCGGCAAAGGAAAAATTTTGGTAAAGCAGCAGCATTGCAAGCTGGTTACGACCACTGTCGTGGCGACATCATCATGACCCTGGATGCTGACCTTCAGGATGATCCCGCAGAAATACCCCAGTTTCTCAAGAAAATGTCGGAAGGATTTGAACTGGTGAGTGGCTGGAAGAAAATTCGCCATGATCCATGGCATAAAGTTTTCCCCAGTCGGGTCTTTAATGGAATGGTCAGTTGGCTTACGGGGGTAGCACTGCATGACCACAATTGTGGAATGAAAGCCTACTCATCGGCAATCTGTCAAGAAATCCGCTTGTACGGAGAACTACATCGATTCATCCCGGTTTTAGCTGCAGATAGAGGTTTTCGTGTGGGTGAAGTCATCATCCAGCACCGTCCACGTCAGTTCGGCAGTTCAAAATATGGATTTCGCAGGTTTTTGAGAGGCTATTTTGATCTGCTCGGCGTCACGTTTCAAACAAGATATGCACAGCGTCCCATGCATTATTTTGGAAGTTGGGGCCTGATTTTTCTGTTGATGGTCACCTTTTTTGTGCTGATTTCCTGGATCTGGCCCACCAGCAGATTCGCTTTTTGGGGAATTGTTGCTTCGCTGTTTGCCACAGTGGGTACGCTTGTGTACCAGAACGGCCTGTTAAGTAACCAATTAGCTGCCATGAACCCCAAAAAACCGTATGTCATTGCAGAGAAGATCGGGTTTCTGACATCGTTTAACTCGCATTCACCCACATCTTCGTTAAACTAA
- a CDS encoding ribose-phosphate pyrophosphokinase, translating to MIENKMRVFTGRANPTLATRIAAQLGDSLGEMAVSTFPDGETFVRILEDVRGRDVFIIQPTCDRVNDNLMELLIILDAFKRASPMRLTVVLPYYAYARQDRKDQGRVPISAKLVANLLTAAGAHRVLAMDLHAPQIQGFFDIPVDHLMASPVFINFLKEWNPPMDQVVFLSPDEGRVKSTLHYQNRLGGNLAIVDKRRSDAMHTTQANLIGADLKDKIVLMFDDMISTAGSICGAAAVAKANGAREIHVFATHGVLCGEAIPRLEKSAIERVIITDTIPLPPEKQIDKITVLSVDKLLADAIRRIHENESVSVLFRDDKG from the coding sequence ATGATCGAAAATAAAATGCGCGTCTTCACAGGAAGAGCAAATCCCACATTAGCTACAAGAATCGCTGCCCAACTTGGGGATAGTCTGGGAGAAATGGCTGTCAGCACCTTTCCTGATGGCGAGACTTTCGTCCGAATATTAGAGGATGTGCGTGGTCGGGATGTTTTTATCATCCAGCCAACATGCGATCGTGTGAATGACAACCTCATGGAACTCTTGATCATTCTGGATGCCTTCAAACGTGCCAGTCCGATGCGACTGACAGTGGTTCTGCCTTACTATGCGTACGCACGACAGGATCGCAAAGACCAGGGACGCGTTCCAATTTCGGCCAAGCTTGTAGCAAACTTACTCACTGCCGCCGGTGCCCACCGTGTCCTGGCAATGGATCTGCACGCACCACAGATACAAGGGTTCTTTGATATCCCCGTCGATCATCTGATGGCATCACCTGTTTTCATCAATTTCCTCAAAGAATGGAACCCACCGATGGATCAAGTGGTCTTCCTCAGCCCGGATGAAGGCCGTGTGAAATCGACCCTGCACTACCAGAACCGTTTGGGCGGAAATCTGGCGATTGTCGATAAGCGCCGATCAGATGCCATGCACACCACGCAGGCAAATCTGATTGGTGCCGACCTGAAAGACAAAATTGTGTTAATGTTCGACGATATGATTTCCACTGCGGGCAGCATCTGCGGTGCAGCGGCAGTGGCAAAAGCGAACGGTGCACGTGAAATTCATGTATTTGCCACCCACGGTGTGCTGTGCGGAGAGGCAATCCCACGTCTGGAGAAATCGGCGATTGAACGCGTGATCATTACCGATACGATCCCACTTCCACCTGAAAAACAAATCGACAAAATTACTGTTCTCAGCGTTGACAAACTGCTAGCCGATGCGATTCGCCGAATTCACGAAAATGAATCTGTCAGTGTCCTGTTTCGTGATGATAAAGGATGA
- a CDS encoding tetratricopeptide repeat protein, which produces MKYATNRYDARVLNQARLQLALIHQQSGEIAESQVLLNRIGIEAPPEIYAHAKILQAQMHRDKNEWQPAVKLWEEVRWLRGAKQEHQQAALQGLSEGYAKLNRPDDAKKVLQQVQALMPIPGEVPNRLPDISGAVPQEVVAAYTQKLHDLDSIENYLPKEFGSLEETRTKLMSAYYAAIDGGDFDTAFKAAQLMSKVYDDGRGEELQAIIFDNQSYIKKNVESSDFFNKAASLWSTAGFRGKSDGIKTVRWMRAAETYLQAENKELARTSLDQISQLNQPFPVNAVEGWLHVAELYLQSGSRIQAKSALQTAAQITSPSQYRAQVQLARYFLREEPAAQQAGMLLQTVLARPDIDVNDPKVHEEASFLLGESYFQQEKWLDARQQLQKSLENYPQGEYLPRGKMLLAQTSWALAGLQARKIENYRKEIAELANKRLSLRDSSYKVQEQIQLEKLRDTAWASYQNYLNEAGELLLAADELYQQNRSHELDAIRTVKFLLADCYFFTGEYEKCLRQCESIVLFYPNKVESLEGWRNYVRCCEEAAKHRFEAKDAEGTKLWKNRQLLAIEKVKQALETIPTEEWDQSLPVRTRSHWQTWYQEQVSMPKVP; this is translated from the coding sequence TTGAAGTATGCCACTAACCGATACGATGCCCGAGTATTGAACCAGGCTCGTCTGCAATTGGCACTGATTCACCAGCAAAGTGGGGAAATTGCCGAATCGCAAGTATTGCTGAATCGCATCGGAATCGAGGCTCCGCCTGAAATTTATGCTCATGCAAAAATTTTGCAGGCACAGATGCACCGTGATAAGAACGAATGGCAACCTGCAGTGAAATTGTGGGAAGAAGTTCGCTGGCTGCGCGGTGCGAAACAAGAACACCAGCAGGCCGCGTTACAGGGATTATCTGAAGGTTATGCAAAGCTCAACCGCCCAGATGATGCAAAAAAAGTGTTGCAACAGGTTCAGGCGTTGATGCCGATTCCTGGTGAGGTGCCCAATCGATTGCCAGATATTTCAGGTGCCGTGCCACAAGAAGTGGTGGCTGCATACACCCAAAAATTGCACGATTTGGATTCTATCGAGAATTATCTACCCAAAGAATTTGGCTCCCTGGAAGAAACCCGCACAAAACTAATGAGTGCTTACTACGCAGCGATTGATGGGGGTGACTTTGACACAGCGTTCAAAGCAGCACAATTAATGAGTAAAGTTTACGATGATGGACGTGGGGAGGAACTGCAGGCAATTATCTTTGATAATCAATCTTATATCAAAAAGAATGTCGAATCGAGCGATTTTTTCAACAAGGCTGCTTCCCTATGGAGTACTGCAGGTTTCCGAGGTAAATCTGATGGGATCAAAACTGTTCGTTGGATGCGTGCAGCGGAAACCTATTTGCAGGCAGAAAACAAGGAATTGGCCCGCACATCGCTGGATCAAATTTCGCAACTAAATCAGCCGTTTCCTGTAAACGCAGTAGAAGGGTGGTTGCATGTTGCTGAATTGTATTTGCAGTCTGGTTCTCGAATACAGGCGAAATCTGCTCTGCAGACCGCCGCACAGATCACCAGCCCAAGTCAGTATCGTGCACAAGTACAATTGGCACGCTACTTTCTGCGTGAAGAACCAGCCGCACAACAGGCGGGAATGCTTTTGCAAACTGTTCTGGCTCGACCAGACATAGATGTGAATGACCCTAAGGTTCATGAAGAGGCCTCTTTTCTCTTGGGAGAAAGTTATTTCCAGCAGGAAAAGTGGCTGGATGCCCGCCAGCAGTTGCAAAAATCCCTGGAAAATTATCCGCAGGGTGAATACCTCCCACGTGGGAAAATGCTGCTGGCACAGACTTCGTGGGCGTTGGCTGGATTGCAGGCACGCAAGATTGAAAATTATCGAAAGGAAATTGCAGAACTTGCCAACAAGCGGCTTTCTTTACGGGATAGCAGTTACAAGGTACAGGAACAGATTCAGTTAGAAAAACTGCGGGATACAGCTTGGGCTTCGTATCAGAACTATCTGAATGAAGCGGGCGAATTGCTACTGGCTGCCGATGAATTATACCAACAGAATCGCTCGCATGAGTTAGATGCCATCCGCACGGTCAAGTTTCTGCTGGCCGATTGTTATTTCTTCACCGGGGAGTACGAAAAATGCTTGCGGCAGTGCGAAAGCATTGTGCTGTTCTACCCGAACAAGGTGGAAAGTCTGGAAGGCTGGCGGAACTATGTCCGGTGCTGTGAAGAAGCAGCGAAACACCGTTTCGAAGCGAAAGATGCCGAAGGGACGAAACTATGGAAAAATCGCCAGCTATTGGCAATTGAAAAGGTCAAACAGGCATTAGAGACTATCCCTACCGAAGAGTGGGACCAGTCGTTGCCAGTGCGAACCAGGAGCCATTGGCAAACCTGGTATCAGGAACAGGTTTCAATGCCGAAGGTGCCCTGA